In Aquimarina spinulae, a single window of DNA contains:
- a CDS encoding response regulator, with product MFSKVLVAEDYEIANQGIIKVLNDKIGIHNIEEAKYCDDAYLKFRKAHNDQEVFELLITDLSFREDHKVQTRTSGIELIKDIRSIQPDIKVIVYSQENRPDKINMLFENLNINGYVCKGQQAIQELVACVKGVYQGNTMRPPEITNNFNTNTLIHLDDLDMILLEELSKGFTKKEIRIKLKKQNISPNGESAIDKRVSKLFDDFKAKNSTHLVAIVKDLGIL from the coding sequence ATGTTTTCTAAAGTATTGGTAGCAGAAGACTATGAAATAGCCAATCAAGGCATTATAAAAGTATTAAATGATAAAATTGGAATCCATAATATTGAGGAGGCTAAATACTGTGATGATGCCTATCTCAAATTCAGAAAAGCGCATAATGACCAGGAAGTATTTGAGCTATTGATCACAGATCTTTCATTTAGAGAAGATCATAAGGTCCAAACCAGAACCTCGGGTATCGAACTCATAAAAGATATCAGAAGTATACAACCAGATATCAAAGTGATTGTATATTCTCAGGAAAACAGGCCAGACAAAATTAATATGCTATTCGAAAATCTCAATATCAATGGATACGTTTGTAAAGGCCAGCAAGCAATACAAGAATTAGTAGCATGCGTGAAAGGAGTGTATCAAGGCAATACTATGCGACCGCCAGAGATTACCAATAATTTTAACACGAATACATTGATTCACTTAGATGATTTGGATATGATACTGTTAGAAGAATTATCAAAAGGATTTACCAAAAAAGAAATCCGAATCAAGCTTAAAAAACAAAACATATCTCCAAATGGTGAAAGTGCTATCGATAAAAGAGTAAGTAAACTTTTTGATGACTTCAAAGCTAAGAATAGCACTCACCTGGTAGCTATTGTAAAGGATTTAGGAATATTATAG
- a CDS encoding tetratricopeptide repeat-containing sensor histidine kinase yields the protein MKRYTVLSLFFLGIVTGVFFNSCNDNVTNDSISPMVIKQIDSLNSYYDFAFKKSNAKEKRLEAMDNFLQGAKKLEIDSLRHKGLSLYTRLLHKYKGPEKAIEQSYLLLQLAQQNMDSAYIGKALYKLGLYNKKLDNYLEAFEYYNQSFKVHRNLKDSINAGRCLMAMSNIHIALGDHNASKTTATDGLKYVENSSEHKIISGLYHGISISFNQLKNPEKALLWNSKVLELLNDSIAKKKIGIRNLPIFKNTRANILAEQKKYEESIDILQSLLKDKNVIKKRTRYAQILNNLGYVKFLQNPKNSESETMLLEAHQIRLQKNNLVGLFNSSIHLAKYYRNKDLGKARYHAREAYQSLKDFGNYEGLLEVLTLITELDPESLEDHQRFKEASLKLMQLRKKTREIYAPTRFENENLLKENAEKNRKISEVRNENTIYLLGMLLLITGIGFIVYFFRQQMHHLNQQNKIVQFEASYETETRISKQLHDELGNDIFQVMMQYQNDPHDPHIKDKLNTTYLKARDISRENNEFETGVTYPEELNNMLKNYTQNGIQLIAIGFDRIDWDEMDKTIKITVYRVLQELMTNMQKHSQASLVKLRFSNTNDTLTINYSDNGVGVTKEHLQSKNGLRNTENRIRAILGTLIFDSEKGKGFTAEIQIPN from the coding sequence ATGAAACGATATACAGTTTTATCCCTCTTTTTTTTAGGTATAGTAACAGGTGTTTTCTTCAATTCTTGTAATGATAATGTTACCAATGATTCGATTTCTCCCATGGTAATCAAACAGATCGATTCTTTAAATAGTTACTATGATTTTGCTTTCAAGAAATCCAATGCTAAGGAAAAAAGATTGGAAGCTATGGACAACTTTTTACAGGGAGCTAAGAAACTAGAAATAGATTCGTTACGACATAAAGGCCTTTCATTGTATACAAGACTTCTTCATAAATATAAAGGCCCTGAAAAAGCAATTGAGCAATCCTATTTGTTATTACAACTTGCTCAACAAAATATGGATAGTGCCTATATAGGAAAAGCATTATATAAGTTAGGTCTTTATAACAAAAAACTAGATAACTACCTGGAGGCTTTTGAGTATTATAATCAATCGTTCAAGGTTCACAGAAATCTTAAGGATAGTATCAATGCAGGGAGATGTTTGATGGCAATGTCTAATATTCACATTGCTTTAGGAGATCATAATGCCAGTAAAACAACAGCTACGGATGGTTTAAAATATGTAGAGAATTCTTCTGAACACAAAATAATATCTGGACTGTATCATGGTATATCGATATCTTTTAATCAATTAAAAAACCCTGAAAAAGCTTTGCTTTGGAACTCTAAAGTTCTAGAATTACTTAACGATTCAATTGCTAAAAAGAAAATTGGAATTCGCAATCTACCCATTTTTAAAAACACTCGTGCAAATATTTTGGCAGAGCAAAAAAAATATGAAGAAAGTATTGATATTTTACAATCTTTACTAAAAGATAAGAACGTAATAAAAAAACGAACACGATATGCGCAAATTCTAAATAATCTGGGGTATGTAAAATTCCTTCAAAATCCAAAGAATTCAGAAAGTGAAACCATGCTATTGGAAGCACATCAGATAAGGTTGCAAAAAAACAACTTAGTTGGTTTATTTAATAGTAGCATACACCTTGCTAAATATTATAGAAACAAAGACTTAGGAAAAGCAAGATATCATGCTCGGGAAGCCTATCAAAGCTTAAAAGATTTTGGTAACTATGAGGGGTTGTTAGAAGTGTTAACTTTGATTACCGAATTAGATCCAGAGTCTTTAGAAGACCATCAACGTTTTAAAGAAGCTAGTCTTAAGCTCATGCAGCTTCGAAAAAAGACTCGAGAAATCTATGCACCTACACGATTCGAGAATGAAAACTTACTCAAGGAGAACGCAGAAAAAAACAGAAAAATATCTGAGGTTCGTAACGAAAATACAATCTACCTTCTCGGGATGTTACTATTAATTACCGGTATTGGGTTTATAGTCTATTTTTTTAGACAACAAATGCATCATCTCAACCAGCAAAATAAAATAGTACAGTTTGAAGCCAGTTATGAAACCGAAACCCGTATTTCTAAACAATTACATGATGAGCTGGGGAATGATATTTTTCAGGTAATGATGCAATATCAAAACGACCCTCATGACCCTCATATCAAGGATAAACTCAATACTACCTATCTCAAAGCACGTGATATCTCACGCGAAAACAATGAATTCGAAACCGGGGTGACCTATCCAGAAGAATTGAATAACATGCTAAAAAACTATACCCAAAACGGGATTCAGTTAATAGCCATAGGATTTGATAGAATTGATTGGGATGAGATGGATAAAACCATAAAAATAACGGTATACAGAGTACTACAGGAATTGATGACCAATATGCAGAAACATAGTCAGGCCAGCCTGGTTAAATTAAGGTTTTCTAATACTAACGATACCCTCACAATTAACTACTCTGATAATGGTGTGGGAGTAACAAAAGAACATCTACAATCCAAAAATGGACTTCGGAATACAGAAAACCGTATTCGAGCTATACTAGGAACACTTATCTTTGACTCAGAAAAAGGAAAAGGCTTTACAGCCGAAATACAAATCCCTAATTAA